A part of Solicola gregarius genomic DNA contains:
- a CDS encoding ATP-dependent Clp protease ATP-binding subunit, producing the protein MFERFTDRARRVVVLAQEEARMLSHNYIGTEHILLGLIHEGEGVAAKSLESLGISLEAVRAQVEEIIGQGQQAPSGHIPFTPRAKKVLELSLREALQLGHSYIGTEHILLGLIREGEGVAAQVLVKLGADLNRVRQQVIQLLSGYQGKEQATSGAPSEGAPSSSLVLDQFGRNLTQAAREGKLDPVISREKEIERVMQVLSRRTKNNPVLIGEPGVGKTTVVEGLAQDIVRGDVPETLRDKQIYTLDLGALVAGSRYRGDFEERLKKVLKEIKTRGDIVLFIDEIHTLVGAGAAEGAIDAASILKPMLARGELQTIGATTLDEYRKHFEKDAALERRFQPIQVAEPTIAHTIEMLKGLRDRYEAHHRVTITDEALVSAATLADRYISDRFLPDKAIDLVDEAGSRLRIRRMTAPPDLREFDEKIAEVRRRKEGAIDAQDFEAAAAMRDEEKQLIGAKNDREKQWKAGDMDVVAEVDEELIAEVLAIATGIPIVKLSEEESTRLLNMEDELHKRVIGQDDAIKALSRAIRRTRAGLKDPRRPGGSFIFAGPSGVGKTWLSKALANFLFGEDDALLQLDMSEFSEKHTVSRLFGSPPGYVGYEEGGQLTEKVRRKPFSVVLFDEVEKAHPDIFNSLLQILEEGRLTDSQGRVVDFKNTVIIMTTNLGTRDIAKGVNLGFSQANDAAASYDHMKGKVTEELKQHFRPEFLNRVDEIVVFPPLTQDEIVSMVDMMLTSVEERLKDKDMSLELTQPAKELLAKRGFDPVLGARPLRRTVQREIEDILAEKLLYGEVRPGQIVLVDVEGEGPDATFTFEGTAKAELPDAPPVESAATE; encoded by the coding sequence ATGTTCGAGAGGTTCACCGACAGGGCACGCCGCGTCGTTGTGCTTGCACAAGAAGAAGCGCGCATGCTCAGCCACAACTACATCGGGACTGAGCACATCCTCCTTGGGCTCATCCACGAGGGCGAAGGAGTCGCCGCGAAGTCCCTCGAGAGCCTCGGCATCTCGCTGGAGGCGGTACGCGCGCAGGTCGAGGAGATCATCGGCCAGGGCCAGCAGGCCCCGAGCGGTCACATTCCGTTCACCCCGCGCGCCAAGAAGGTGCTCGAGCTGAGCCTGCGAGAGGCGCTGCAGCTCGGTCACAGCTACATCGGCACGGAGCACATCCTGCTCGGCCTGATCCGCGAGGGCGAGGGCGTCGCAGCCCAGGTGCTCGTCAAGCTCGGCGCCGACCTGAACCGCGTACGTCAGCAGGTCATCCAGCTGCTCAGCGGTTACCAGGGCAAGGAGCAGGCAACGTCCGGCGCTCCCAGCGAGGGTGCGCCGAGCAGCTCGCTCGTGCTCGACCAGTTCGGCCGCAACCTCACCCAGGCCGCCCGCGAGGGCAAGCTCGACCCGGTGATCAGCCGGGAGAAGGAGATCGAGCGGGTCATGCAGGTGCTGTCGCGGCGCACCAAGAACAACCCCGTCCTGATCGGCGAGCCGGGAGTCGGTAAGACGACCGTCGTCGAGGGCCTGGCCCAAGACATCGTCCGCGGCGACGTACCGGAGACGCTGCGCGACAAGCAGATCTACACCCTCGACCTCGGTGCGCTCGTCGCCGGGTCGCGGTACCGCGGTGACTTCGAGGAGCGCCTGAAGAAGGTGCTCAAGGAGATCAAGACCCGCGGCGACATCGTGTTGTTCATCGACGAGATCCACACCCTCGTCGGTGCCGGTGCCGCCGAGGGCGCGATCGACGCGGCCAGCATCCTCAAGCCGATGCTCGCCCGCGGTGAGCTGCAGACCATCGGCGCGACGACGCTCGACGAGTACCGCAAGCACTTCGAGAAGGACGCCGCCCTCGAGCGGCGGTTCCAGCCCATCCAGGTGGCCGAGCCGACGATCGCGCACACGATCGAGATGCTCAAGGGCCTCCGGGACCGCTACGAGGCCCACCACCGGGTGACGATCACCGATGAGGCGCTCGTTTCGGCGGCAACCCTCGCGGATCGCTACATCTCCGACCGGTTCCTGCCCGACAAGGCGATCGATCTGGTCGACGAGGCGGGCTCCCGGCTGCGCATCCGTCGGATGACCGCTCCGCCGGATCTTCGCGAGTTCGACGAGAAGATCGCCGAGGTACGCCGCCGCAAGGAGGGCGCGATCGACGCGCAGGACTTCGAGGCCGCCGCCGCCATGCGCGACGAGGAGAAGCAGCTGATCGGGGCCAAGAACGACCGCGAGAAGCAGTGGAAGGCCGGCGACATGGACGTCGTCGCCGAGGTCGACGAGGAGCTGATCGCCGAGGTGCTCGCGATCGCGACCGGTATCCCGATCGTGAAGCTCAGCGAGGAGGAGTCCACGCGGCTGCTCAATATGGAAGACGAGCTGCACAAGCGGGTCATCGGCCAAGACGACGCGATCAAGGCGCTGTCCCGGGCGATCCGGCGTACGCGGGCGGGCCTGAAGGACCCCCGCCGTCCCGGCGGGTCGTTCATCTTCGCCGGGCCGTCGGGCGTCGGCAAGACCTGGCTGTCCAAGGCGCTCGCGAACTTCCTGTTCGGCGAGGACGACGCGCTGCTCCAGCTCGACATGAGCGAGTTCTCGGAGAAGCACACCGTGTCGCGGCTGTTCGGCTCGCCTCCCGGCTACGTCGGGTACGAAGAGGGCGGACAGCTCACCGAGAAGGTGCGCCGCAAGCCGTTCTCGGTGGTGTTGTTCGACGAGGTCGAGAAGGCGCACCCGGACATCTTCAACTCGCTGTTGCAGATCCTCGAGGAAGGTCGCCTGACCGACTCGCAGGGCCGGGTGGTCGACTTCAAGAACACCGTCATCATCATGACCACCAACCTCGGCACGCGCGACATCGCGAAGGGCGTCAACCTCGGCTTCAGCCAGGCCAACGACGCGGCGGCGTCGTACGACCACATGAAGGGCAAGGTCACCGAGGAGCTCAAGCAGCACTTCCGTCCCGAGTTCCTGAACCGTGTCGATGAGATCGTCGTCTTCCCGCCGCTGACGCAGGACGAGATCGTCTCGATGGTCGACATGATGCTGACCAGCGTCGAGGAGCGGCTCAAGGACAAGGACATGAGCCTCGAGCTCACCCAGCCCGCCAAGGAGCTGCTCGCGAAGCGGGGCTTCGATCCCGTGCTCGGTGCTCGGCCGCTACGGCGTACGGTCCAGCGCGAGATCGAGGACATCCTGGCCGAGAAGCTGCTGTACGGCGAGGTGCGCCCGGGGCAGATAGTGCTCGTGGACGTCGAGGGCGAAGGCCCCGACGCGACGTTCACCTTCGAGGGCACTGCGAAGGCGGAGCTGCCCGATGCACCTCCGGTGGAGTCCGCCGCAACGGAGTAG
- a CDS encoding histone-like nucleoid-structuring protein Lsr2 — MAQKVQILLVDDIDGGEADETVRFGLDGVDYEIDLSTKNAGKLRDALAKYVGESRRVGGRRRIGRKGASGGSASDAATIREWAKDNGWEVSDRGRVSAEIREAYAAAH, encoded by the coding sequence ATGGCGCAGAAGGTGCAGATTCTCCTCGTCGACGACATCGACGGTGGCGAGGCGGACGAAACGGTCCGGTTCGGCCTCGACGGCGTCGACTACGAGATCGACCTGTCGACGAAGAACGCGGGAAAGCTCCGCGACGCGCTCGCGAAGTACGTCGGCGAGTCACGCCGGGTCGGTGGCCGGCGACGCATCGGGCGCAAGGGCGCGTCCGGGGGTTCCGCCAGCGATGCGGCGACGATCCGCGAGTGGGCCAAGGACAACGGCTGGGAGGTCTCCGACCGCGGTCGGGTGTCGGCCGAGATCCGCGAGGCGTACGCCGCCGCGCACTGA
- the lysS gene encoding lysine--tRNA ligase, which yields MTEPTEGTEHPADDLPEQLRVRREKRQALIDRGIAPYPLNVPYDSAIGEIVAKHDPETLGADAHTGENVAIAGRVIFLRNTGKLCFVRLRAGDGAEVQAMLSLDEIGAESLDDFKAFVDIGDHLAVQGEVVTSRRGELSVRAKSWQIAAKTLRPLPVEHKPLSDEMRVRQRYVDMIVRAEPREMVRAKAAVLRTLRHTLDERDFVEVETPVLQVTNGGAAARPFATHMHAFDQDMLLRIALELDLKRAVAGGVERVYEIGKTFRNEGSDSTHSPEFAMLEAYQAYGDYNDMMDLSKTLIVNSASALGRTVVPARDGTEIDLEGQWRRAPIFELVQEAVEQEVTPRTDLQTLREVADKHEVALQDDWAAGDIVLELYEKLVEHTLIQPTYVCDFPESVRPLAKPHRSEPGLVECFDLVINGVELVNAYSELNDPVIQRARLTEQSLLAAAGDPEAMDLDEEFLRAMEFGMPPMGGLGMGVDRLIMLLMGTSIREAILFPLMRPL from the coding sequence ATGACAGAACCCACCGAAGGCACCGAGCACCCGGCAGACGACCTGCCCGAGCAGCTACGGGTGCGGCGGGAGAAGCGGCAGGCGCTGATCGATCGCGGCATCGCGCCGTACCCGCTGAACGTCCCGTACGACAGCGCCATCGGTGAGATCGTCGCGAAACATGATCCGGAGACGCTCGGGGCCGACGCCCATACCGGCGAGAACGTCGCGATCGCCGGTCGAGTGATCTTCCTGCGGAATACCGGAAAGCTCTGCTTTGTGCGACTGCGCGCCGGTGATGGTGCCGAGGTTCAGGCGATGCTTTCCCTCGACGAGATCGGCGCGGAGTCGCTCGACGACTTCAAGGCATTCGTCGATATCGGCGATCATCTCGCGGTTCAGGGTGAGGTTGTCACGAGTCGTCGCGGAGAACTCTCCGTGCGTGCAAAGTCGTGGCAGATAGCGGCCAAGACGCTGCGCCCTCTCCCCGTCGAACACAAGCCGTTGAGCGACGAGATGCGCGTCCGTCAGCGATATGTCGACATGATCGTACGCGCCGAGCCGCGAGAGATGGTTCGGGCGAAAGCCGCCGTACTTCGTACGCTACGCCACACCCTCGACGAGCGCGATTTCGTCGAGGTGGAGACTCCGGTGCTGCAGGTCACCAATGGTGGCGCGGCGGCACGTCCGTTCGCGACCCATATGCACGCGTTCGACCAGGACATGCTGCTCCGAATCGCGCTCGAGCTCGACCTCAAACGCGCCGTCGCCGGTGGTGTCGAGCGGGTCTACGAGATCGGTAAGACGTTCCGTAACGAAGGCTCCGACTCGACCCACAGTCCCGAGTTCGCGATGCTCGAGGCGTACCAGGCCTACGGCGACTACAACGACATGATGGACCTGTCGAAGACGCTCATCGTCAACAGTGCCTCGGCGCTCGGGCGTACGGTCGTACCCGCCCGCGACGGCACGGAGATCGATCTCGAGGGGCAGTGGCGCCGCGCCCCGATCTTCGAGCTCGTGCAGGAGGCGGTGGAGCAGGAGGTCACACCGCGGACCGACTTGCAGACGCTGCGCGAGGTCGCCGACAAGCACGAGGTCGCTCTTCAGGACGACTGGGCCGCCGGAGACATCGTCCTGGAGCTGTACGAGAAGCTGGTCGAGCACACGCTGATCCAGCCGACGTACGTCTGCGACTTTCCGGAGAGCGTACGACCGCTCGCGAAGCCGCATCGCAGTGAGCCCGGTCTGGTCGAGTGCTTCGATCTCGTCATCAACGGCGTCGAGCTGGTCAACGCGTACAGCGAGCTGAACGATCCGGTCATCCAGCGTGCGCGTTTGACCGAACAGTCGTTGCTGGCCGCCGCCGGAGATCCCGAGGCAATGGATCTCGACGAGGAGTTTCTGCGCGCGATGGAGTTCGGAATGCCGCCCATGGGCGGTTTGGGGATGGGCGTCGACCGGCTCATCATGCTGTTGATGGGTACCAGTATTCGGGAGGCGATCTTGTTCCCGCTGATGCGACCACTCTAG
- a CDS encoding Fic family protein, which produces MEAAIAELNERLGGLPAPKEAEFVWSDIWHLEAHHSTALEGNTLVLREVELLLEKGRAVGAKPLKDYMEVQGYGAAARWVYGQAIEPGDWHNGELVNLYEVRQVHARAMAPVWEVAPHPEATEREGPGAFREHDIHPFAAGMQPPDWPLVPALTENWVTSVNARAGRLRDRVGDTPWPEQLADLHNAFEKVHPFIDGNGRTGRLLLNLVLVRLGYPPVIVLKGQRPQYLAAMRRADEGDYGPLGEILARAMYDNLNRFIVPSLAGPARLVPLAALVDSDFTLVALRQAAQRGRLDAVQGSDGTWRSSRRAVQDYKLHKGERRA; this is translated from the coding sequence TTGGAGGCCGCCATCGCGGAGCTGAACGAACGGCTCGGCGGGTTGCCCGCGCCGAAGGAAGCCGAATTTGTCTGGTCCGACATATGGCACCTTGAAGCACACCACTCGACCGCGCTCGAAGGGAACACCCTGGTATTGCGCGAGGTCGAGTTGCTGCTCGAGAAGGGGCGTGCCGTCGGGGCGAAGCCGCTCAAGGACTACATGGAGGTGCAGGGCTACGGCGCAGCAGCCCGTTGGGTCTACGGCCAGGCCATCGAACCTGGCGACTGGCACAACGGCGAGCTGGTGAACTTGTACGAGGTTCGCCAGGTGCATGCGCGCGCGATGGCCCCGGTATGGGAAGTCGCGCCGCACCCGGAGGCGACGGAACGCGAAGGGCCAGGCGCGTTCCGCGAGCACGACATACACCCCTTTGCTGCTGGCATGCAGCCTCCCGACTGGCCGCTGGTGCCTGCACTGACGGAGAACTGGGTGACCTCGGTCAATGCTCGCGCCGGGAGGCTCCGCGATCGGGTTGGTGACACGCCTTGGCCCGAGCAGCTTGCCGATCTCCACAACGCCTTCGAGAAAGTACATCCGTTCATCGACGGCAACGGTCGCACCGGCCGCCTGTTGCTCAACTTGGTGCTCGTTCGTCTTGGATACCCGCCCGTGATCGTCCTGAAGGGACAGCGGCCGCAATACCTGGCCGCAATGCGGCGGGCGGACGAGGGCGACTACGGCCCCCTCGGCGAGATCCTCGCTCGGGCGATGTACGACAACCTCAACAGGTTCATCGTGCCGAGCCTTGCAGGTCCCGCCCGACTGGTCCCGCTGGCTGCCCTCGTCGATAGCGACTTCACCCTGGTCGCCCTTCGTCAGGCTGCCCAGCGTGGGCGACTCGACGCGGTTCAGGGATCCGACGGGACTTGGCGCAGCTCACGTCGGGCAGTCCAGGACTACAAGCTGCACAAGGGCGAACGACGGGCATGA
- a CDS encoding type III pantothenate kinase, producing the protein MLLCIDVGNSHTVVGVLDGEELVAHWRVSTDEHRTADEWDVLLGSLLRARQLDPRTHIDGVSVCCTVPAVVHEIRDLLHRHLADAATSMIEPGTRTGLALQVDNPREVGADRIANALAASRLYGGPCIVVDFGTATTFDVVNAENQYVGGAISPGIEISLDALGRRGAQLRTVELQRPRSVIARNTVEALQSGLLYGFAGQVDRIVDRMIDALGAQTDDVSVIATGGLAETVLEECETVTAHEPWLTLIGLRFVHEKNTR; encoded by the coding sequence ATGCTGCTCTGTATCGATGTGGGCAACAGCCACACCGTCGTCGGCGTGCTCGACGGCGAGGAGCTTGTTGCGCATTGGCGGGTCTCCACCGACGAGCATCGAACGGCCGACGAGTGGGACGTACTGCTCGGCAGTCTCCTCCGCGCCCGCCAACTCGACCCCCGTACGCATATCGACGGGGTGAGCGTGTGTTGCACCGTCCCTGCCGTCGTTCACGAGATCCGCGACCTGCTGCACCGCCATCTGGCCGACGCCGCGACGTCGATGATCGAGCCCGGCACGCGTACCGGGCTGGCGTTGCAGGTCGACAACCCGCGCGAGGTCGGTGCCGACCGCATCGCGAACGCCCTCGCCGCGTCGCGGCTGTACGGCGGTCCCTGCATCGTGGTCGACTTCGGCACGGCGACCACGTTCGACGTCGTCAACGCCGAGAACCAGTACGTCGGTGGGGCGATCTCGCCCGGAATCGAGATCTCCCTCGACGCATTGGGGCGTCGAGGCGCCCAGCTCCGTACGGTCGAGCTGCAGCGGCCCCGCTCGGTGATCGCCAGAAACACCGTTGAGGCACTGCAGTCCGGCCTGTTGTACGGATTCGCCGGCCAGGTCGACCGCATCGTCGACCGGATGATCGACGCCCTCGGCGCACAGACCGACGACGTCTCGGTCATCGCGACCGGCGGCCTCGCCGAGACGGTGCTCGAGGAGTGCGAGACCGTGACCGCGCACGAGCCCTGGCTCACCCTCATCGGGCTGCGCTTCGTACACGAGAAGAACACCCGCTGA
- the nadC gene encoding carboxylating nicotinate-nucleotide diphosphorylase: protein MGNELDVGSLRGWLADVLAEDLDGGVDATSHATVAATAMATGDVVARRDGVVAGLALIEPVVRLAGDADCDVVLRVADGDRVRAGDAVASVTAATRALLTAERTLLNLLCHLGGIATETRRWVDAVAGSGCAVRDTRKTTPLMRRLEKYAVLCGGGVNHRMSLSDEALIKDNHVVAAGGVAAAYRAVRAEYPGLVVQVEVDTYDQAVEAAEAGADLLLLDNMDVTELRRVAAALGDRVTLEASGGLTLDRAALVASTGVDYVAVGALTHSAPVLDLGLDLRTAPEGG, encoded by the coding sequence ATGGGCAATGAACTCGACGTGGGGTCGCTTCGCGGCTGGCTCGCGGACGTACTCGCGGAGGACCTCGACGGTGGTGTCGACGCGACCTCGCACGCCACGGTCGCGGCGACGGCGATGGCGACCGGAGACGTCGTCGCCCGCCGCGACGGCGTTGTCGCCGGACTGGCGTTGATCGAGCCCGTGGTCCGGCTCGCGGGAGACGCCGACTGCGACGTGGTTCTCCGGGTCGCCGACGGCGATCGCGTACGCGCCGGTGACGCCGTTGCGTCCGTGACGGCCGCGACCCGGGCATTGCTGACCGCCGAGCGCACCCTGCTGAACCTGCTGTGCCACCTCGGGGGCATCGCGACCGAGACCCGACGCTGGGTCGACGCCGTCGCAGGCAGCGGCTGCGCGGTCCGTGACACCCGCAAGACGACTCCGCTGATGCGGCGCCTCGAGAAGTACGCGGTGCTCTGCGGCGGCGGAGTGAACCATCGGATGTCGCTGTCCGACGAGGCCCTGATCAAGGACAACCATGTGGTCGCGGCCGGGGGCGTCGCGGCGGCGTACCGCGCGGTTCGCGCCGAGTACCCCGGGCTCGTCGTCCAGGTGGAGGTCGACACGTACGACCAGGCGGTCGAGGCCGCCGAGGCCGGAGCCGACCTGCTGCTGCTCGACAACATGGACGTCACCGAGCTGCGCCGGGTCGCCGCCGCGCTCGGAGATCGCGTGACGCTGGAGGCGAGCGGGGGTCTGACCCTCGACCGCGCGGCCCTGGTGGCGTCGACCGGTGTCGACTACGTTGCCGTCGGGGCCCTGACGCACTCGGCGCCGGTGCTCGACCTCGGGCTCGACCTGCGTACCGCCCCGGAAGGGGGATGA
- a CDS encoding L-aspartate oxidase: MTWSGADVRLPSRLAAPAPGWRTTADVVVIGSGIAGLSAALRAQTLGRVVVVTKDRLHAGSTRFAQGGIASAIDPGDSPDEHLRDTLTAGAGLCAADAVRVLVDEGADAVRELIDWGAELDRGDDGRLSLTREGGHRRARIAHAGGDATGAEIQRALVAAVRAAPSIEVIEHAFALDVLTDGDGAAVGVTLHVLGEGERDGVGAVDAGAVILATGGMGQVYRSTTNPTVSTGDGIGLGLRAGASVRDMEFVQFHPTVLWLGESARGRQPLVSEAVRGEGAFLVDATGDRFMADVHELGDLAPRDVVAKGIMRRMLETGEPHMWLDGRHLGADFWQRRFPTVLAACRSHGIDPATRPIPVVPACHYASGGVVTDVDGRTRVRGLYACGEAASSGVHGANRLASNSLLEGLVFSRRIVAALESDGPVVRGAAEPHADAGVLDAEAVPELQEIMTAGVGVLRDRDRLDAAVHKLTSLAVPGRPRVEDWQATNLVTAAAAIALAARERRETRGSHWRDDYPHRDDTGWAGHLETTLQDGLLRTTLRRAEVTDGQ; the protein is encoded by the coding sequence GTGACCTGGTCCGGGGCTGACGTCCGGCTGCCGTCGCGGCTGGCGGCGCCGGCGCCGGGCTGGCGCACGACCGCCGACGTCGTGGTCATCGGATCGGGTATCGCGGGGCTGAGCGCCGCGCTGCGAGCCCAGACCCTGGGACGAGTCGTGGTCGTCACCAAGGACCGGCTGCACGCCGGTTCGACCCGGTTCGCGCAGGGCGGCATCGCTTCGGCGATCGACCCGGGCGACAGTCCCGACGAGCACCTGCGCGACACCCTCACGGCGGGTGCCGGACTCTGTGCCGCCGACGCGGTCCGCGTACTCGTCGACGAGGGTGCCGATGCTGTACGCGAGCTCATCGACTGGGGCGCCGAGCTCGATCGCGGCGACGACGGCAGGCTGTCACTGACCCGCGAGGGCGGGCACCGAAGGGCGCGCATCGCGCACGCCGGGGGCGATGCGACCGGTGCCGAGATCCAGCGGGCGCTCGTCGCGGCCGTACGCGCGGCGCCGAGCATCGAGGTCATCGAGCACGCGTTCGCGCTCGACGTACTGACCGACGGCGACGGCGCGGCCGTCGGCGTGACGCTGCACGTGCTGGGCGAGGGCGAGAGGGATGGCGTCGGGGCCGTCGACGCGGGTGCGGTGATCCTCGCCACCGGCGGAATGGGACAGGTGTACCGGTCGACGACGAACCCGACGGTCTCGACCGGTGACGGGATCGGACTCGGGCTGCGCGCCGGTGCGAGCGTGCGCGATATGGAGTTCGTGCAGTTCCATCCGACGGTGCTGTGGCTCGGCGAGAGTGCCCGCGGGCGCCAACCGCTGGTGTCCGAGGCGGTACGCGGCGAGGGCGCCTTCCTGGTCGACGCGACCGGCGACCGGTTCATGGCCGACGTGCACGAGCTCGGAGATCTCGCTCCGAGGGACGTCGTCGCCAAGGGCATCATGCGACGGATGCTGGAGACGGGCGAGCCCCACATGTGGCTCGACGGTCGCCACCTCGGCGCGGACTTCTGGCAGCGGCGATTCCCGACCGTGCTGGCGGCCTGTCGCTCGCATGGCATCGACCCCGCGACCCGGCCGATCCCCGTCGTGCCGGCCTGTCACTACGCATCGGGCGGCGTCGTCACCGACGTCGACGGGCGTACGCGGGTGCGCGGCCTGTACGCGTGCGGCGAGGCGGCGTCGTCGGGTGTCCACGGCGCCAACCGCCTCGCGTCCAACTCGCTTCTCGAAGGCCTGGTGTTCAGCCGGCGGATCGTCGCGGCGCTCGAATCCGACGGTCCGGTCGTACGCGGGGCCGCCGAGCCCCATGCCGATGCCGGTGTGCTCGATGCCGAGGCGGTCCCGGAGCTGCAGGAGATCATGACCGCGGGCGTCGGTGTCCTCCGCGACCGCGATCGACTGGACGCGGCCGTGCACAAGCTCACTTCGCTCGCGGTGCCCGGACGGCCGCGGGTCGAGGACTGGCAGGCCACCAACCTCGTGACGGCCGCCGCGGCGATCGCGCTCGCGGCCCGTGAACGCCGCGAGACCCGCGGATCGCACTGGCGTGACGACTATCCGCATCGAGACGACACCGGCTGGGCCGGTCACCTCGAGACCACGCTGCAGGACGGCTTGCTGCGTACGACCCTGCGACGCGCGGAGGTGACCGATGGGCAATGA
- the panD gene encoding aspartate 1-decarboxylase, translated as MIRTMLKSKIHRATVTQADLHYVGSVTVDADLLDAADILPGELVHIVDIDNGARLETYAIEGERGSGVIGINGAAAHLVHPGDLVILIAYAQLADAEARAYRPRIVFVDADNAIARFGSDPAEAPGESGLVRGDLVRG; from the coding sequence ATGATCCGAACCATGCTCAAGAGCAAGATCCACCGGGCCACGGTGACGCAGGCCGACCTGCACTACGTCGGTTCCGTGACCGTCGACGCCGACCTGCTCGACGCTGCCGACATCCTTCCCGGCGAGCTCGTGCACATCGTCGACATCGACAACGGGGCGCGCCTCGAGACGTACGCGATCGAGGGCGAGCGCGGCAGCGGCGTCATCGGCATCAACGGTGCCGCCGCGCACCTCGTACACCCAGGAGACCTGGTCATCCTGATCGCGTACGCGCAGCTTGCCGACGCCGAGGCGCGTGCGTACCGGCCGCGGATCGTGTTCGTCGACGCGGACAACGCGATCGCCCGTTTCGGCTCGGATCCGGCCGAGGCTCCCGGGGAGTCGGGCCTGGTGCGCGGTGACCTGGTCCGGGGCTGA
- the panC gene encoding pantoate--beta-alanine ligase, with the protein MPARVAYTPDELDTALADARAHGRRIAFVPTMGAIHDGHLGLVETAREHGDLIVASVFVNPTQFGPGEDYERYPRDLGRDVELLGGAGVDIVFAPDVETVYPPGTEDVTVDPGPLGQVLEGVSRPTHFRGVLTVVAKLFAFVRPGAAVFGEKDYQQLVLVRRLARALHTGVDVVGRPIVRDGDGLAKSSRNAFLSDAERATALVLSRALHTGAAARSRGAEAVTAAARGVLAGADGVHLDYLALTDAELGEPAGGRAARLLVAARVGSTRLIDNLGFDLPDDPGTTPR; encoded by the coding sequence ATGCCCGCGCGCGTCGCGTACACACCCGACGAGCTCGACACCGCGCTGGCCGACGCCCGGGCGCACGGCCGCCGCATCGCGTTCGTGCCGACGATGGGCGCCATCCACGACGGTCATCTCGGTCTCGTCGAGACCGCGCGCGAGCACGGCGACCTGATCGTCGCGTCCGTGTTCGTCAACCCGACGCAGTTCGGGCCGGGCGAGGACTACGAGCGCTATCCGCGCGATCTCGGGCGCGACGTCGAGCTGCTCGGCGGCGCCGGTGTCGACATCGTGTTCGCTCCCGACGTCGAAACGGTCTATCCCCCGGGCACGGAGGACGTCACGGTTGACCCGGGCCCGCTCGGGCAGGTCCTCGAGGGTGTCTCCCGGCCGACGCACTTCCGCGGTGTTCTCACCGTCGTCGCCAAGCTGTTCGCGTTCGTACGCCCGGGCGCCGCGGTGTTCGGTGAGAAGGACTACCAGCAGTTGGTGCTGGTACGTCGGCTCGCTCGTGCCCTGCACACGGGTGTCGACGTCGTGGGCCGACCGATCGTGCGCGACGGCGACGGGCTGGCGAAGTCGTCGCGGAACGCCTTTCTGAGCGACGCGGAACGAGCGACGGCGCTCGTACTGTCGCGGGCCTTGCACACCGGAGCGGCGGCACGTTCACGCGGTGCTGAGGCCGTGACCGCGGCCGCGCGCGGCGTCCTGGCCGGCGCCGACGGCGTGCATCTCGACTATCTCGCGCTGACCGATGCGGAGCTCGGTGAGCCGGCCGGCGGGCGAGCTGCTCGGCTGCTGGTGGCCGCGCGGGTCGGCTCGACCCGGCTGATCGACAACCTCGGCTTCGACCTTCCCGACGATCCAGGGACCACACCACGATGA